CCCCTATCTTATACCACTGCGGACGGTCATGGCAACAACAAAAAAACAGGCCCGCCGCGACGATGGCGATACGATCCCGAGGGTGTATTGCAATGTTCTTGTCCGAATGCTATATTCGGTACTTGACGTTCTGCGCAGGGATTTTTCTCCAGGAGGCGCCATGAAGATCTTCGACGTAGTCCGCATCCTTACTGTTGCCTGCCTTCTCCTCACCCAGTCTGGTTGCGGCGGCTCGGGAGAGGAAGGACCGGCATCCGCCGGCTCAAAGGCGGAGCCTCAGTCCCGTCAGGCAAAAGCCGGAGCCTTTACGGTTCCCGAGGAAGGCACACCGGGTCAAAGGGTCAAGGAGCTCTGGGAGTCGACGGGCCCCGTGATGAAGATGGACGCACGGGCAAACCTTGACGACAAGGAGTATCAGGACAGGAGGACATCCCTTTTTTCCGTCTGGGTAACGCTGCAGGGAAAGCTTTTCCTGGCTGCGGATAAGGACGAAAGGGCGCAGCGCACCATCCCCGAGGTCTTGAAGTTTATCGACAATCTCTATGGTTTCCCTGGGTTCAAAGAGGAACGCCGGGTGAAGGACCGCGAGACGGCAAAGAGCAATTTCGATGAACGATACAGCAAACTGGACGAACAGATGCGGGCCTTGAAATGAGCGTCACAGAAAGGTCCTTACTCCACCGCCACCGTAAATCTCACCGTCCGCGCTGGTTCGGCGCCCTTTTCCCATGGGCGAAGGTAATGGAAGGTCAGCTTTTCCGTTCCCGGTGATTCGGCCTTAAAGGTCAGGCGCTGCTTGCCGCCGGCCCCGGGAAGATTCGTCCGGGGCGCTATATAATCGGTGCCCGTGAGTGTTACGACGCGGCCCGCGGCCTGTTTCTCCTTCCGCCAGGTGTATCCTGTTGTCGCATTCGATTCGAGGATTATGGAAAAAGTCTCCCCCGGGGTCACCCGTATCGTTTGTGAAGGGTCGCTGAATTCCATGTTCCTCTCCGAAACGATACCTGCCGGTTTCTCATTCTGGGCGCATGCGATGCCGCAAAGGGCGATGGAGACAGCAAGGACCAAAGAGAGCGCTCTCGTCATGGTCACTTCTTTTCAGTTGTTTTGCGGGAAACGTCACCAGACGTCTGTCCCCCCGCTTTCGCGCCCGTCGAAGTTTCCCCGAAGGGTATCTTCATCTGGAAATTCTTGTGGCACTCGAGGCAGTAGGTCTTCGACGCCGCATGCGCTTTATGGCATACGGTGCAATTGATGGTGCCGAGATGGGACTTGTGGGGATTCCTGTCGGGAAAATCCCCGGGCTCCGTTTTCCCGGCAAGCTTTTCCATGTCTCCGTGGCAGCCAAGGCAGCGGTCGTTCTCGACGGAGTCACCCGGCTCGGGCAATTTTTCATGGCAGCCGGAACAGGTCACATTTTTTTTGCCGTGATGGGCGTCGAGATATTTGGAGGCGGTCCAGGAGGCAAAGACCTTTTTCATCTCATCCATGTTTTCCCGTGAAAGAACGCCGACAGGTTTTTTGGCTCCTCTTACACCGAAGGATTTGCCCGGCCGCCAGGTGTGACACACAAGACAGTCAAGTTCATTGCCCGGCTGCATGTGAGAGAGGTGAAGTTTTGCGGAATAAGGTTTCGGTTTTGCCTTGTTCCCGGTGTCGGAAGCATGGCAGGACGTGCATGCCTTGAGGTCCTTTCCTGCAACGCGGGGATGCTTCGCCGGCAGGAGCGACGAGAAGTCACCGTGGCAGCTCGAACAGGATTGCTGCCTGGAGCCGGCGGTTTTGGTGGGTCCCGCATCTGCGACAGCGTGCAGTGATATGATCAATGCGGAGATGATCAACGCCTTCAAGAACGATCCTGCCATGTTTCAGTCCTCCCGCGTGCGTTATGATGGGGAAGGGGGCCAGGGATCCTGAAACCCCCGCATTGGCCTTCCCGGGATGGCACAGCCTTCCTTCGCCGCGTTGCCCCGTTGCTCTGTTATATCAATGATGGCAACCGGTTGTATATCTATACCGCGGGCATCGTTCTTATTCAAGTTTAAACTTTCCTTGGCGTGAAGTGCAGAGTGTAAGGTATAAGGTGTAATAAAAACCCTTCCTGCCAGATAAAGCAGGAAGGGTTTTTCACTTTTTACCTGAAATCTGAAACCGTTCTCCTACCTCAGCCGGAATCGCTGGATCTTGCCGGTTGCGCTCTTCGGGAGTTCGTCGACGAATTCGATCCAACGGGGATATTTGAATTTTGCCTGCCTGTCGAGGACCCATTTCTTCAGTTCTTCCTTCAGTTCCTCGGTCTTCTCGTACCCTTCCCTCACCATGACGAAGGCCTTGGGTTTGACGAGGCCCTTCGCATCGGGTGCGCCGACGACGGCGCATTCGAAAACAGCCGGGTGCTGGCTCAGGCAGTTCTCCACTTCGATGGGAGAGACCCAGATACCGCCGACCTTGAGCATGTCGTCAGCGCGGCCGGCACACCAGTAGTAGCCTTCTTCGTCGACGTAGTATTTGTCACCCGTGTTGACCCATTCACCCTGCATCGTGACCCGCGTCTTCTCGCGCTTGCGCCAGTACTGCTGGGCGGCACTGTCGCCCTTGACGTGCAGCGTCCCTATCTCTCCCCTGGGGACTTCCTGACCGCTCTCGTCGACGAGTCTCAGTTCGTAGCCGGGCACGGGTTTTCCCGTGGACCCCGGCTTGATGTCGCCGGGGCGGTTGGAGAGGAATATGTGAAGCATCTCCGTGGACCCGATGCCGTCGATGATCTCGATGCCGAAGCGTTTTTTCCAGCGCTCGAAGATGTCCGTGGGCAGAGCCTCGCCGGCGGAAACGCATACCCGCACCGATGACAGCTCATGCTGGCTGTTGGGGTTAATCTTCTTGGTCCCCTTTTCCTTGTCCTCCCTGGCCTTGTACTCAAGCATCTGCCCGTAGAGGGTCGGCACGCCGAAGAAAATGGTGGGACGGAACTTCTCGAGATGTTTGAATACGTTCTCCGGTGAAGGCGCGTGAGCATTGAGGACAGCCGAGGCACCTACGGACATGGGGAAATACATGCCGTTGCCGAGACCGTAGGAGAAAAAGAGCCGCGCCGCCGAAAAGACGATGTCGTCCTCTGTTATGTTGAGGACACCCTTGGCGAAGGACTCGGAGGTGACCACCATGTCGTACTGGGAGTGTATGGCCCCCTTGGGCGAACCCGTTGAGCCGGAACTATAGAGCCAGAAGCCGACGTCGTCCTTCGTGGTGAACTCCGTTTTTACCGTATTGGGAGCATGGCGGTATTTCTGCTTGAAGGGGATGTGTGCACCTCGGGTTTCGGATATCACGATGAGGTCGCGAAGGTAGAGAAGGTCGCCCTTGATCTTTGCAAGGATGGGCAGGAGCTGTTCGGAAACGACGAGCACCTTTGCCCGGCTGTCGTTGAGGTAGTACTCGTAATCCTCGGGTGTCAGCATGGTGTTGACGGGGATGGGGACGGCGCCGATCTTCATGGCGCCCCAGAAAACGGCATAGAACTGGGGTACGTCCAGCATGATCATCAAGATCCGGTCGTCTACTGTTACGCCGACCTCGCGGAAAGCGTTGGCGGTCTTATTGGCCATTTTCTGCATGTCGTTGTAAGTGTAGTTCCGGTATTCCGTGTACACGGCCGTTTTATGGCCCCGTCCCTGGCGGACGTTGCGATCCACGAAATAATCGGCTGCGTTGAAAAAGTCAAGTGGTGTTCCAGCTGTCATGTTTTCTCCTTCTGTTATATGGGGGAGGGCGGTGTGCCGCCCGTTTCGCGCCCCGCTACAAATATATGATATTCACCAGTTTCCCCATGGACTTCAGCTTCTCCGCGAGGAGCCTGACGATAAAATCTCTCGGGTATACACCCATCTGTCTGAAGACTATATGTTCGTGTCCCGGATTTGCTGCCGTTCCAACGAGGAAGTTGATCGTGTCAGAGGCGTGGAAGAACCTGTAGAGATCTGAAACTGATGAATCAGGCTCGAGTTTCTCGGGTGCCTCTCCCAGGATGTTGTACACCTGGTTTAGGGTGATCGCACCCTCCGTGGCATAGTCTATACCCTTTATATCATAAGATGGCGGTTTATGATAGGCGTTTGACATGTTTTTGATCTCAATGGGCACGCCGAGATTGCGGGCGACTATCTCGGCTGTGGACGATCCGCAGACGATTTTCGTTCCCTTCATTTGCATGAATTCCCCGACAACCCTGCCATCGTCAGATTTCCGGGCGGGCGGTCCCGTCAGGACGTTGAGGACCTGCGCCTCGCGGCAGAGCAGGAGGCTGCACGTGGTGTCATCCCCGTAGGTCGCCCCCGAAATGTCCCGCACATTGGCAACGATCCTCCCTGGTATGTCTCTTATCTGCGTACCCTGGACGAGGAGGCTGTTTATGAAGTCGCAGGCTCCCTGAATACCCCAGCCCATCCGGTATTGCTGGCCGAGACCGGCCTGGCTGACACCGTCGCTGACCATCACTATGCTATCGCCGTACTCGAGCATGCAGTTGACCTCTCCCACCATCTCGAGACCCATGGGAAAGACGCGCTGCTTCGGCAGGTATGCGGCCAGCCGGTTGTTGATGAGTATGGGAGAGGGGATCTCGTAGGACATGACCGTGGCGTGGCCGCTTACGAGCACGCGACATACGGAGAAAGCGGCGAAGGGAATGTCCGTCGTGCGCGCCGCGTGCATGGTATCGACGATCTTGCGGCATGTCTCGCGCAGGGTGAAACCGAGGCGGATGAGTTCCATGAGCCGTGACGCGCACATGACGGCTGCGACCCGGGCCTTGACGCCTGTACCGATGCCGTCGGCCACGACAACCGTGGTTGCCTCGGCCGTGCGTTCAGTGACTATGTAGTCGCCGCATATCCCGCCGGGCTTCTTCGCTACCTGGGCGTTTGATGCCTCGATGTATTTTCTCGGTTCATCGGGGATTGTTTTCATCGCCCTCGCTCAGACTCATCAGCTTTCTCACCAGTTCCTCGCCGCGGGCGGTGCTTTCGCCCAGGAACTGGGCAATGTTCTGGGCCATTTTTATCTGGTGTTCCAGAAGTTCGTTCGCCTGTTCCACGGTTTGAGAACGGATCTCCTTGAGCTTCTTCTCATGTTCCTGCTGGCTCGTTATGTTGATGAAGATACCGACGATCTGCCTCTCCTCCTTGAGCATGTAGAAGAGCTCGCGGCACAGAAGATTATAGGGACGGTGCAGGACGGTGATGTCCAGGGTCTCCGTGACGCCCGATATGAGCTTTTCAAAGGGGGCCGGGTCCATAAGATAGGATATGTGCCTTCCCAGGATGACGTCGCTGCAGGAAAAGAACTTCTTGAATGCGGGGTTCATGCCGAGGATGTTCAGTTCGTCGTCGAGCATGAGCACGCCGTTGGGCGTGGTGCTGAAGATCTGGTCCGTGCGCCTTTCCGCAAGCCGCCTCATGTAGGGGATGCACATCTCCGGTTCCGCCATGCCGAGCGCGACGGCGATGGCCTTTTCCCGACAGCTGTCATAGCCGCAGGCGCCGCAGTTGAGCTGTTGCTCTGGATCCTGTTTCCCGGTCTGGGCGAGGATCTTCTGTATCTGCTCCTCGGTGACGCTGTCGGGGGAACTGCCGCTGTCGGCCTTACTGAATGTCGCCTTGAAGAGCTCCGCGTCCGCGGCCTCGGGCGTGACCGAGATGGCTTGCGTCTCCGTGTTGTATTCGATGATGTCGCGCCTGCGGTCGAAGAGGTTCTTGCCGGGGTCTATGCCGGGGCCGTTGATACAGCCCTGGCTGCAGAAAAGAGGTTCGATGATGGCATGTTCCGAGTTTTCCTCAATCCCGTTCAGAAGCTCCCGTACCCCCTGGATGCTGTCGACGCGCAGGAGCTTGAGATTGAGCCCGTCATCGCTGAGGCCCGCTGTCTTGATGAGGCCGCCCGGAAGGGGGTAGAGCTGTGCCTCGTGGACGGGTTTTTCGTCAAAATTACTCTCCTCGCACATGGACAGGTCGATGCCCTTCTGAAGGAGCCAGGCGTTGAGTTCCTTGAATGTGAGCACGCAGTCCACCACGCCGGCGACCTCGGGCCGGTTCAGCTCCGATTTCTTGGCAACGCAGGGGCCGATGAAGATCACCTTTGTCTCCTTGCCGAGCTTTTCCTTGAGAAGGCGTGCATGGGCGGCCATGGGGGATAAGAGGGGCATGAGGTAGTCCACCAGTTGCGGCTGGTATTTCTCGATGTAGTTTATCAAGGCAGGGCAGGCGGTTGCTATGTGGGGCCGTGCCGGGTTTTCTTCCGCGATACGCCGGGATTGGAGCGATATCTGGTATGCCCCGTGGGATGTCTGCCCCACGTAGCGGATGCCGAGGGCCCTCAGGGCCGAGGGAAGCCGCGAATACTGCCACTTGTTGAAGACTGCGGCAAAGGACGGGGCGATGCTGGCCGCGACAAAATGCCCTTCATCGATAAGGCGCCGGGCCACATCGATATCGTTGCGGAATGTCTTCGCCTGCTGGGGGCATTCCCGTATGCAGGTGCCGCAGGCAATGCAGCGCTGTTCATCTACGTACGCCTGGCCGTTCTGCATGCGGATCGCTTTGACGGGACAGGCGCGCAGGCACCTGTAGCAGTCCCTGCATCGGGCGGTCAAAGTGAAGACGATCTGCGGTTTTGCTATCTCATGCATTCTGTCTTACCTCTTCGGCGAGGTCCACCCCCTCGCGCTTGATAGCCTCTATGGCTTTTTCTATTGTGCAGCCTTCAATGATCCTGCTCCCTACCCTTATTGTGGGCCCTTTGTCACATTTTTCAAAGCAGAAAGACGCTTTTACGTTCACTCTGGCGCCAAGGCCCCTCAAGCGTATGTGCTCAAGGATATCGTGGAGGAGCTTCTGGGAGCCCCTGAGGAAACAGCTCGTGCCGAAGCAGATGCTGACGTCCACGCTTTTCTCGCCGCCGAAGCTTAGATTCACGTCCTCGTCGAAGATGCGCTTGCGCGTGCGATAGCTGGTGTGGAGGAGTTCATGGGCTTTGTGGCCGCCCACGTCACCGAGGAAGGTGCCATAGAGTTCCGTGATATAGGGGTTGTCCTGGGACTTGTGGAGCTCCAGCATCCGGTCGTTCTCGTAGAGGCCTCTTGTCCTCTTTTTCCTGACCCCGGGATCGGTGAACACGGGCTGGCCCGCGCCGCCTATGCAGCCGCCGGGGCATGCCATGACCTCGACAAGGTCGTAGTGCGTCTCGCCGGAGCGTATCCTCTCGAGGACGCGCCTCGCGTTGCCGAGACCGCTCACGACGGCGAGGGAGAATTCCTTGCCCGCAACGGAGAGCTTTGCTTCGCGGATGCCCTCATCGCCACGGACGGACGTGAACTCGTAGGTGTCGTGTTTCTGTCCCGTCAACTTCTCGCTGACATAGCGCAGAACCGCCTCGCTGACACCGCCGGAATTGCCGAATATCACCCCGGCCCCTGTCTTGAAGCCGAAGGGCATGTGGAAAGATTCCGGTCCAAGCTCCTTGAAGTGGAGGCCGGCCTCCTCGATCATCCTTCCCAGTTCCTGGGTGGTGAGGACCTGGTCCACGTCCCGCACACCGTCGCTGACGAACTCCGGTCTTTTCGCCTCGAATTTCTTGGCTGTGCAGGGCATGATGGATACGACGACGATGTCCTCGCGTTTGACATCAAGCTCACTGGAAAGCATCTCCTTGGCGAGGGCGCCGAACATCTGCTGGGGCGAGCGGCAGCTCGAGAGGTGATTGAGGAACTCCGGGTAGTACTGTTCGACGAACTTGACCCATGCCGGGCAGCACGATGTGAACTGGGGTATCCTGTCGCCGGCGGTGACGCGCTTTATGAATTCGTTGCTTTCTTCCAAAACCGTGAGGTCCGCGGTGAAGGAGGTGTCGTATATCTTATCGAAGCCCACGGCCTTCAATGCCGCAGCGATCTGTCCCGTTGTGGTGGTGCCGGGGGGAAGCCCGAACATCTCTCCGATGGCCACCCTGACGGCGGGCGCAACCTGGGCGACGACAACCTTCGAGGGATCATGAATGGCCTGCCAGACCTCCTCGACCTCCGACCGGGGGGTGAGGGCGCCGGTGGGGCAGATGCGGGCGCATTGGCCGCAATTGACGCACTCCACCTGGTCGAGCGCCTTTCCGAAAGAGGGTATGACCACCGTCTGGGCGCCCCTGTATGCGAAATCGATGGCGCCAACCGTCTGGACCTCGGAGCAGATGCGGACGCAGTCGCCGCAGAGGACACACTTATTGGGGTCCCTGACGAGGGATGGCGATGATTCGTCGAGGGGCATCTCCTTGAGCTGGTTCTTGAAGCGTACCTTGGTGATGCCGAGGCGCCGCGCGAGTGCCTGAAGCTGGCAGGTGGTGCTCTTCTGGCAGGTGGGGCAGTTCTGGCTGTGGTTGGCCAGCAGAAGTTCCACTATGATCTTGCGCATCTTGCGTATCTCTTCCGTATTGGTGCTCACCTTCATTTCGGGGGTAGGCGGGGTGGAACAGGCGGGGACAAGGCCCATACCCTCGACCTGCACCATGCACAGCCTGCAGGCGCCGTATATGCTCAATTCCGAGTGGTAGCAGAAGGTGGGCAGGTCGATCCTGGCCTTCCTGACAAGCTCCAGGAGGTTCTGTTCGTTCTCGATGGGAATCTCTTTATTATCTATATAGACAACGGTGCCGTTCATTGCTCAGTCTCCTTTGATCGCCTTGAATTTGCAGGCTTCCACGCAGATGTTGCATTTTCTGCATATGTTCTGGTCGATGCGGTGGGGTTTCCCTTTTTCTCCCGATATGGCGCCGACGGGACATTTGGTCGCACAGAGCGTGCAGCCCTTGCAGAGGTCTTCATCGATGGTGATCCTCACCAGGGCCTTGCATTTTCCCGTGGGACAGCGTTTGTCCCGCACGTGTGCCATGTATTCGTCGCGAAAATGTTTCAATGTCGAGAGCACGGGGTTGGGGGCTGTCTTGCCAAGCCCGCACAGCGAGCCTTTCTGGACGGCAACCGCAAGATCTTCCAGCAGATCGAGGGTCTCCATTGTCGCCCGCCCCTCGATGATGTCGTCGAGGAGGGACAGCATCTGTTTCGTGCCTTCCCTGCAGAGAACGCATTTGCCGCATGATTCGTGCTGGGTGAATTGCATGAAGAAACGCGCGACGCTGACCATGCAGGTGTTCTTGTTCATGACGACAAGCCCGCCGGAGCCGACCATGGCGCCGACGCTTTTAAGCGAATCAAAGTCGATGGGGAGGTCAAGGTGGTCGCGGGTGAGGCATCCGCCCGAAGGGCCGCCAATCTGAACGGCCTTGAAACCGTCGCTCACCGCCTTGCCCGTATCGGAGGTCATGCCGCCTGCTACACCGTAGATTATCTCCCGCAATGTTGAGCCGAAGGGCATCTCTATGAGGCCCGAATTTGCCACATGGCCCGTAAGGGCGAAGGTTTTGGTGCCCGGCGATTCCTTGGTGCCCATCTTGCGATATTCGTCGGCGCCGACGGCCAGGATGAGGGGCACCTGCGACAGGGTCTCCACGTTATTGATGACCGTCGGTTTTCCCCAGAGGCCGCTGATAGAGGGAAAGGGCGGTTTGGGCGACGGCATGCCCCTTTTCCCTTCAATGGAAGCTATGAGGGCCGTTTCCTCTCCGCAGACGAAGGCACCCGCACCTTCCATTATGTTTAGATTGAATGCCTGTTCCGATCCGAAGAGGTTCTTTCCAAGAAGGCCGACACGGTACGCGTCGTCTATGGCCTTGCGGAGGCGTTTGACCGCCAGCGGGTATTCGGCTCGCACATAGATGAACCCTTCATCGGCATTGATGGCGCGGGCGGCAATGATCATGCCTTCGATGACGCTGTGGGGATTGCCTTCCATGATGCCCATATCCATGAAGGCTCCGGGATCTCCCTCGTCACCGTTGCAGATGACATATTTCTTCGCGTTCGTTTCGCGGCGAGCCACGTCCCACTTTCTTCCCGTGGGAAAACCGCCGCCTCCCCGACCGCGCAGGCCTGCCGCAAAGATAAGCTGGCAGATCTCCTCAGGGTTCATATCGATATAGGCCCGGATCGCCTGCTTGTATCCGCCGGATGCGATATACTCGCCAATGTCCTCAGGATCGGTCGCCCCGCAGTTGGAGAGCACAAAGCGGCGCTGTGTCCGGTAAAAAGGGATCTCATCTTTGGTGCGGCACATGTTCTGCGAATCGGGTTCGACGTAGAGGAGCCTCTCCACCACGTCCCCTTTCTTGATGGTTGCTTCTATTATTTCGGCAACGTCGCCGGGCTTTACCCCTGTATAGAAGATGCCCTCCGGCAGGATGGTGACGAGCGGTCCTATCTGACAGAAACCCTGGCAGCCGGTGCGCGACACGAAGACACCCTCTTCTTCTCCCGTGAGCTCAACAATGGCGTTGAGTCCGCTTTCCTTGAGCGCCTTGACGAATCCCTCGTACACCTTAAGGGATCCATTCACCAGGCATCCCGTTCCCGCACAGACGAGGATACGGTGCGAGGCAGCCGCCGAGCGGCCAAGAAAATCGTTGCTGATCTTATTAAGCCCCGTGAGCATCAGGTTCATTTTGCGCCTCCTTGAGAACGATCTCGTCGACAATGTCCGATACCCGCTGCGGAGTAAGCTGACCATAGACATCATCGTTGACGACCATGGCCGGCGAAAGGCCGCAGGCGCCGAGACAATTGACTGTTTCCACGGTGAAGAGCATGTCAGAGGTGGAGTCTTCTCCCTCGCCAAGACCAAGCTTCTTCACGATAGCCTCATAAAGGCCCATTGAGCCTTTGACGTGGCATGCCGTCCCGTTGCATACCCTTATCACGTATTTGCCCTTGGGTTTCAGGGTAAAGAGCGAATAAAAGGTTGCCACCCCGAAGACCCGTGCG
This genomic interval from Syntrophorhabdaceae bacterium contains the following:
- a CDS encoding protease inhibitor I42 family protein, giving the protein MTRALSLVLAVSIALCGIACAQNEKPAGIVSERNMEFSDPSQTIRVTPGETFSIILESNATTGYTWRKEKQAAGRVVTLTGTDYIAPRTNLPGAGGKQRLTFKAESPGTEKLTFHYLRPWEKGAEPARTVRFTVAVE
- a CDS encoding cytochrome c3 family protein, yielding MAGSFLKALIISALIISLHAVADAGPTKTAGSRQQSCSSCHGDFSSLLPAKHPRVAGKDLKACTSCHASDTGNKAKPKPYSAKLHLSHMQPGNELDCLVCHTWRPGKSFGVRGAKKPVGVLSRENMDEMKKVFASWTASKYLDAHHGKKNVTCSGCHEKLPEPGDSVENDRCLGCHGDMEKLAGKTEPGDFPDRNPHKSHLGTINCTVCHKAHAASKTYCLECHKNFQMKIPFGETSTGAKAGGQTSGDVSRKTTEKK
- a CDS encoding benzoate-CoA ligase family protein, producing MTAGTPLDFFNAADYFVDRNVRQGRGHKTAVYTEYRNYTYNDMQKMANKTANAFREVGVTVDDRILMIMLDVPQFYAVFWGAMKIGAVPIPVNTMLTPEDYEYYLNDSRAKVLVVSEQLLPILAKIKGDLLYLRDLIVISETRGAHIPFKQKYRHAPNTVKTEFTTKDDVGFWLYSSGSTGSPKGAIHSQYDMVVTSESFAKGVLNITEDDIVFSAARLFFSYGLGNGMYFPMSVGASAVLNAHAPSPENVFKHLEKFRPTIFFGVPTLYGQMLEYKAREDKEKGTKKINPNSQHELSSVRVCVSAGEALPTDIFERWKKRFGIEIIDGIGSTEMLHIFLSNRPGDIKPGSTGKPVPGYELRLVDESGQEVPRGEIGTLHVKGDSAAQQYWRKREKTRVTMQGEWVNTGDKYYVDEEGYYWCAGRADDMLKVGGIWVSPIEVENCLSQHPAVFECAVVGAPDAKGLVKPKAFVMVREGYEKTEELKEELKKWVLDRQAKFKYPRWIEFVDELPKSATGKIQRFRLR
- a CDS encoding SpoIIE family protein phosphatase — protein: MKTIPDEPRKYIEASNAQVAKKPGGICGDYIVTERTAEATTVVVADGIGTGVKARVAAVMCASRLMELIRLGFTLRETCRKIVDTMHAARTTDIPFAAFSVCRVLVSGHATVMSYEIPSPILINNRLAAYLPKQRVFPMGLEMVGEVNCMLEYGDSIVMVSDGVSQAGLGQQYRMGWGIQGACDFINSLLVQGTQIRDIPGRIVANVRDISGATYGDDTTCSLLLCREAQVLNVLTGPPARKSDDGRVVGEFMQMKGTKIVCGSSTAEIVARNLGVPIEIKNMSNAYHKPPSYDIKGIDYATEGAITLNQVYNILGEAPEKLEPDSSVSDLYRFFHASDTINFLVGTAANPGHEHIVFRQMGVYPRDFIVRLLAEKLKSMGKLVNIIYL
- a CDS encoding [Fe-Fe] hydrogenase large subunit C-terminal domain-containing protein, with translation MHEIAKPQIVFTLTARCRDCYRCLRACPVKAIRMQNGQAYVDEQRCIACGTCIRECPQQAKTFRNDIDVARRLIDEGHFVAASIAPSFAAVFNKWQYSRLPSALRALGIRYVGQTSHGAYQISLQSRRIAEENPARPHIATACPALINYIEKYQPQLVDYLMPLLSPMAAHARLLKEKLGKETKVIFIGPCVAKKSELNRPEVAGVVDCVLTFKELNAWLLQKGIDLSMCEESNFDEKPVHEAQLYPLPGGLIKTAGLSDDGLNLKLLRVDSIQGVRELLNGIEENSEHAIIEPLFCSQGCINGPGIDPGKNLFDRRRDIIEYNTETQAISVTPEAADAELFKATFSKADSGSSPDSVTEEQIQKILAQTGKQDPEQQLNCGACGYDSCREKAIAVALGMAEPEMCIPYMRRLAERRTDQIFSTTPNGVLMLDDELNILGMNPAFKKFFSCSDVILGRHISYLMDPAPFEKLISGVTETLDITVLHRPYNLLCRELFYMLKEERQIVGIFINITSQQEHEKKLKEIRSQTVEQANELLEHQIKMAQNIAQFLGESTARGEELVRKLMSLSEGDENNPR
- a CDS encoding NADH-dependent [FeFe] hydrogenase, group A6; this encodes MNGTVVYIDNKEIPIENEQNLLELVRKARIDLPTFCYHSELSIYGACRLCMVQVEGMGLVPACSTPPTPEMKVSTNTEEIRKMRKIIVELLLANHSQNCPTCQKSTTCQLQALARRLGITKVRFKNQLKEMPLDESSPSLVRDPNKCVLCGDCVRICSEVQTVGAIDFAYRGAQTVVIPSFGKALDQVECVNCGQCARICPTGALTPRSEVEEVWQAIHDPSKVVVAQVAPAVRVAIGEMFGLPPGTTTTGQIAAALKAVGFDKIYDTSFTADLTVLEESNEFIKRVTAGDRIPQFTSCCPAWVKFVEQYYPEFLNHLSSCRSPQQMFGALAKEMLSSELDVKREDIVVVSIMPCTAKKFEAKRPEFVSDGVRDVDQVLTTQELGRMIEEAGLHFKELGPESFHMPFGFKTGAGVIFGNSGGVSEAVLRYVSEKLTGQKHDTYEFTSVRGDEGIREAKLSVAGKEFSLAVVSGLGNARRVLERIRSGETHYDLVEVMACPGGCIGGAGQPVFTDPGVRKKRTRGLYENDRMLELHKSQDNPYITELYGTFLGDVGGHKAHELLHTSYRTRKRIFDEDVNLSFGGEKSVDVSICFGTSCFLRGSQKLLHDILEHIRLRGLGARVNVKASFCFEKCDKGPTIRVGSRIIEGCTIEKAIEAIKREGVDLAEEVRQNA
- a CDS encoding NADH-ubiquinone oxidoreductase-F iron-sulfur binding region domain-containing protein codes for the protein MNLMLTGLNKISNDFLGRSAAASHRILVCAGTGCLVNGSLKVYEGFVKALKESGLNAIVELTGEEEGVFVSRTGCQGFCQIGPLVTILPEGIFYTGVKPGDVAEIIEATIKKGDVVERLLYVEPDSQNMCRTKDEIPFYRTQRRFVLSNCGATDPEDIGEYIASGGYKQAIRAYIDMNPEEICQLIFAAGLRGRGGGGFPTGRKWDVARRETNAKKYVICNGDEGDPGAFMDMGIMEGNPHSVIEGMIIAARAINADEGFIYVRAEYPLAVKRLRKAIDDAYRVGLLGKNLFGSEQAFNLNIMEGAGAFVCGEETALIASIEGKRGMPSPKPPFPSISGLWGKPTVINNVETLSQVPLILAVGADEYRKMGTKESPGTKTFALTGHVANSGLIEMPFGSTLREIIYGVAGGMTSDTGKAVSDGFKAVQIGGPSGGCLTRDHLDLPIDFDSLKSVGAMVGSGGLVVMNKNTCMVSVARFFMQFTQHESCGKCVLCREGTKQMLSLLDDIIEGRATMETLDLLEDLAVAVQKGSLCGLGKTAPNPVLSTLKHFRDEYMAHVRDKRCPTGKCKALVRITIDEDLCKGCTLCATKCPVGAISGEKGKPHRIDQNICRKCNICVEACKFKAIKGD
- the nuoE gene encoding NADH-quinone oxidoreductase subunit NuoE; translation: METIRKFERVCDIIDHNQRNAARLIPILQAVQAEYRYLPEEILTFVATSLGISPARVFGVATFYSLFTLKPKGKYVIRVCNGTACHVKGSMGLYEAIVKKLGLGEGEDSTSDMLFTVETVNCLGACGLSPAMVVNDDVYGQLTPQRVSDIVDEIVLKEAQNEPDAHGA